A section of the Ovis canadensis isolate MfBH-ARS-UI-01 breed Bighorn chromosome 1, ARS-UI_OviCan_v2, whole genome shotgun sequence genome encodes:
- the B3GNT5 gene encoding lactosylceramide 1,3-N-acetyl-beta-D-glucosaminyltransferase isoform X1 — translation MDVRMFVSGRRVKKWQFIQLFATCFVLSLMFFWISIDNHIVSHMKSYSYRYLINSYNFVNDSLSLKRSEEGVPRYQYLINHEDKCQAQDVLLLLFVKTAPENYNRRSAIRKTWGNEKYVCSQLNANIKTLFVLGTPSDPLTRERLQRRLVWEDQMYSDIIQQDFADSFYNLTLKFLLQFSWANRFCPHAKFLMTADDDIFIHMPNLIEYLQSLEQIGVQDFWIGRVHRGAPPVRDKRSKYYVSYEMYQWPAYPDYTAGAAYVISGDVAAKVYEASQTLNSSLYIDDVFMGLCANKIGIVPQYHVFFSGEGKTPYHPCIYEKMMTSHGHVEDLQDLWTDATDPKVKTISKGFFGQMYCRIIKIVLLCKLTYVDTYPCRAAFA, via the coding sequence ATGGACGTCAGAATGTTTGTTAGTGGCAGGAGAGTAAAAAAATGGCAGTTTATTCAGTTATTTGCCACTTGTTTTGTACTAAGCCTGATGTTCTTCTGGATATCGATCGATAATCACATCGTGAGCCATATGAAGTCCTACTCTTACAGATACCTCATAAATAGCTACAATTTTGTGAATGACAGCCTGTCTCTTAAGCGCAGCGAGGAGGGGGTTCCTCGTTACCAGTACTTGATTAACCATGAGGATAAGTGTCAAGCGCAAGATGTCCTGCTCTTACTGTTTGTAAAGACTGCGCCTGAAAATTACAATCGCCGTTCTGCCATCAGGAAAACATGGGGCAATGAAAAGTATGTTTGCTCTCAACTTAACGCCAACATCAAAACTCTGTTTGTCTTAGGAACACCTTCTGACCCACTGACAAGAGAAAGACTTCAGAGAaggctggtttgggaagatcagaTGTACAGTGATATAATTCAGCAAGACTTTGCTGATTCTTTCTATAATCTTACTCTTAAATTTCTTCTCCAGTTCAGTTGGGCAAATCGCTTTTGTCCACATGCCAAATTCCTCATGACTGCTGATGACGACATATTTATTCACATGCCAAATCTTATTGAATACCTTCAAAGTTTAGAACAAATTGGTGTTCAAGACTTTTGGATTGGTCGTGTTCACCGTGGTGCTCCTCCCGTTAGAGACAAACGCAGCAAATACTATGTTTCTTATGAAATGTACCAGTGGCCGGCTTACCCTGACTATACCGCTGGAGCCGCCTACGTGATCTCTGGTGATGTGGCTGCCAAAGTCTATGAGGCATCACAGACACTTAACTCTAGCCTTTACATAGACGATGTATTCATGGGCCTCTGTGCCAATAAAATAGGGATAGTACCACAATACCATGTGTTTTTTTCTGGGGAAGGTAAAACCCCTTACCATCCTTGCATCTATGAAAAAATGATGACATCTCATGGGCATGTAGAAGACCTTCAGGACCTCTGGACGGATGCCACAGACccaaaagtaaaaacaatttcaaaaggTTTCTTTGGTCAGATGTACTGCAGAATAATTAAGATAGTTCTCCTTTGCAAACTGACCTATGTGGATACATATCCCTGTAGGGCTGCCTTTGCCTAA